A single Streptomyces mirabilis DNA region contains:
- a CDS encoding NADPH-dependent F420 reductase, giving the protein MKFGMIGAGTLSRAIAGHVVKAGHDVIFSNSRGPETLGDVVAAFGPRASAGSVAEAGAADIVVLAVPWSKVREAVRHLPAREGRIVIDATNQWIKLTPSLVAEHLDIGGSELVASLIPGAHVIKAFDNMYGRYVAADPVTAAGRRILFYAGDDQDAKSVFRSVVEGFGFAPVDLGPLVMGRLMQVDGGPLTGLHAIREG; this is encoded by the coding sequence ATGAAGTTCGGGATGATCGGTGCGGGAACGCTGTCCCGCGCCATCGCCGGTCACGTCGTGAAGGCCGGACATGACGTGATTTTCAGCAACAGCCGCGGCCCCGAGACGCTGGGTGACGTCGTGGCCGCCTTTGGTCCTCGCGCCTCGGCCGGCAGTGTGGCCGAGGCCGGTGCCGCGGACATCGTCGTCCTCGCGGTCCCCTGGTCGAAGGTCCGCGAGGCGGTGCGCCACCTGCCGGCCAGGGAGGGGCGGATCGTCATCGACGCAACGAACCAGTGGATCAAGCTCACCCCCTCGCTTGTCGCAGAGCACCTCGACATCGGTGGAAGTGAACTGGTCGCCTCGCTGATCCCCGGGGCACATGTCATCAAGGCCTTCGACAACATGTACGGCCGCTACGTCGCAGCGGACCCCGTCACCGCAGCCGGCCGCCGGATCCTCTTCTACGCCGGCGACGACCAGGACGCCAAGAGCGTCTTCCGCTCCGTCGTCGAGGGCTTCGGATTCGCTCCCGTCGACCTCGGCCCGCTGGTGATGGGGCGCCTCATGCAAGTAGACGGAGGGCCGCTGACCGGTCTGCACGCCATCCGAGAGGGATGA
- a CDS encoding MarR family winged helix-turn-helix transcriptional regulator encodes MPTEPKWLDAREDRAWRTFMHAHHQLRVRLQRRLLQDSALSEADYEVLAVLSEHPEECLPARELCDLLLWEKSRLSHQVRGMQQRGLVAREANPADARSTLVRLLPAGRRAIEEAAPQHVDNVRRYFIDLLAPDELDTLAAIHERILRRLVDEAAQDDGTAES; translated from the coding sequence ATGCCAACGGAGCCGAAGTGGCTCGACGCCCGCGAGGACCGCGCCTGGCGGACCTTCATGCACGCGCACCACCAGCTTCGTGTCCGCCTGCAGCGGCGCCTCCTCCAGGACTCCGCACTGAGTGAGGCCGACTACGAGGTCCTGGCCGTACTGTCGGAGCATCCCGAGGAGTGCTTGCCCGCGCGAGAGCTGTGCGACCTGCTTCTCTGGGAGAAGAGCCGTCTCTCCCATCAGGTTCGGGGCATGCAGCAGCGCGGACTGGTCGCCCGCGAGGCCAACCCGGCCGACGCCCGTAGCACCCTCGTCCGCCTGCTGCCTGCCGGACGCCGGGCGATCGAGGAAGCGGCACCCCAGCACGTGGACAATGTGCGCCGGTACTTCATCGATCTGCTCGCCCCTGACGAGCTCGACACCCTTGCCGCCATCCACGAACGCATCCTCCGCCGGCTTGTCGACGAAGCCGCCCAAGATGA